The following are from one region of the Actinopolyspora halophila DSM 43834 genome:
- the selD gene encoding selenide, water dikinase SelD: protein MTDIEVPTGETYRLTQYAHGGGCACKIPPDELETMVGGVNFPRQSEVLVGLESGDDAAAVRFEGDTAIVATTDFFTPVVDDPYDWGRIAAANALSDVYAMGALPLVAVNLLSWPRGVLPMELAERVLRGGAEIAAAANCALAGGHSVDDPEPKYGLAVTGTAPVSGLLRNDAGKPGRPLSLTKPLGIGVLNTCHKATGEVFPQAVEAMTTLNESAAWQAVAAGAACATDVTGFGLLGHLRKLVRASGVSAVLDSSAVPYLEGARWALRSGHVSGGTRRNLDWVRECADLSAVDEHEALLLADAQTSGGLLVAGELPGAPVIGELVERAEHEITVR from the coding sequence ATGACCGACATCGAGGTTCCCACCGGCGAAACCTACCGGCTGACACAGTACGCGCACGGTGGCGGATGTGCCTGCAAGATCCCGCCGGACGAGCTGGAAACCATGGTCGGGGGAGTGAATTTCCCTCGGCAGAGTGAGGTTTTGGTCGGTCTCGAGTCCGGCGACGACGCCGCTGCCGTCCGGTTCGAGGGCGACACCGCGATCGTGGCCACGACCGACTTCTTCACCCCGGTGGTGGACGATCCCTACGACTGGGGCCGCATCGCCGCGGCCAACGCCCTGTCCGACGTGTACGCCATGGGGGCGTTGCCGCTGGTCGCGGTGAACCTGCTGAGCTGGCCCAGGGGAGTGCTGCCCATGGAGCTGGCCGAGCGGGTGCTGCGGGGCGGGGCGGAGATCGCCGCCGCCGCGAACTGCGCGCTGGCCGGTGGACACAGCGTCGACGACCCCGAACCGAAGTACGGGCTGGCCGTCACGGGAACCGCTCCGGTCTCCGGCCTGCTGCGCAACGACGCGGGAAAGCCGGGGAGACCGCTGTCGTTGACCAAGCCGCTGGGCATCGGGGTGCTCAACACGTGCCACAAGGCCACGGGTGAGGTCTTTCCCCAGGCGGTCGAGGCGATGACAACCCTCAACGAGAGCGCGGCGTGGCAGGCGGTGGCGGCCGGTGCCGCCTGCGCCACCGATGTGACCGGGTTCGGGCTGCTGGGGCACCTGCGGAAACTGGTCCGGGCCAGCGGGGTTTCCGCGGTGCTGGACTCGTCCGCCGTCCCCTATCTGGAGGGGGCGCGGTGGGCCTTGCGGAGTGGTCACGTCAGCGGCGGCACCCGCCGCAATCTCGACTGGGTGCGGGAGTGCGCCGATCTGTCGGCGGTGGACGAGCACGAGGCGCTGCTGCTGGCCGACGCGCAGACCTCGGGAGGGCTGCTCGTGGCCGGTGAACTTCCGGGGGCCCCGGTGATCGGTGAGCTCGTGGAGCGCGCGGAGCACGAGATCACCGTGCGGTGA
- a CDS encoding TetR family transcriptional regulator, with translation MTSVAAFPAEGPEVRGRRALKAARTRANIEAAALRLFHEQGFESTTIEQISRAADIAPRTFFRYFPSKDAVLFGDLSGELERVRAALNERTGDEHPMHALAVAMLDASDRIEVDREQHLMRAELLNALDSTGEYEMHLMRQRWMQDMAELVAEYLGTDQRCDPRPGAWSMTMVSCFGSAMHSWLAREDGTTLREILSEVLDNTAQGLTQAADRAKRG, from the coding sequence ATGACCAGCGTTGCGGCCTTTCCGGCCGAAGGACCCGAGGTACGAGGCAGAAGAGCGCTCAAGGCCGCCAGGACCAGGGCGAACATCGAAGCGGCGGCCCTGAGGCTCTTCCACGAGCAGGGGTTCGAATCCACCACGATCGAACAGATCTCCCGAGCGGCCGACATAGCCCCGCGAACCTTCTTCCGCTACTTCCCCAGCAAGGACGCGGTGCTGTTCGGCGACCTCAGCGGCGAGCTGGAACGGGTGCGCGCGGCGCTGAACGAGCGAACCGGCGACGAACACCCCATGCACGCCCTCGCCGTGGCGATGCTCGACGCCTCCGACCGCATAGAGGTGGACCGCGAGCAGCACCTCATGCGCGCCGAACTGCTGAACGCGCTGGACTCCACCGGCGAGTACGAGATGCACCTGATGCGGCAGCGCTGGATGCAGGACATGGCCGAGCTCGTCGCCGAGTACCTGGGCACCGACCAGCGGTGCGATCCGCGCCCCGGGGCGTGGTCGATGACCATGGTCTCCTGCTTCGGTTCCGCGATGCACTCGTGGCTGGCCCGCGAAGACGGGACCACGCTGCGCGAGATCCTCTCCGAGGTGCTCGACAACACCGCCCAGGGGCTGACCCAGGCGGCGGACCGGGCCAAACGCGGGTAG
- a CDS encoding MFS transporter — protein sequence MSNGEARHGGGAAESRPTTGEQGATAEGIDVTVYRRRWATLIVLCLALSATMLANTSLSVALPKLSRALDASTSAQQWFSDSYALVFAGLLFTSSSIADRYGRKWMLQAGMVLFGVVSVYVWLFVGSSAEMIAARGLLGVGGAMIMPVTLSILTSVFPSGERTKAVGIWAAVSGAGSALGPVIAGLLLEYFSWESVFVINVPVVIIGVIAGIRYIPAHTGTEGGHGGLDLLGALLSTAGITIAVYALIEAQHVGWLSARTLSMVALGLVLLALFVLWERRQQDPMLDVRLFRSSAFSASAVALTLVFFAMIGVFFALSQTLQIVFGYSPLTASTAMLPMSVMMILIAPQVSKIVGRFGPRNTIAGGLLLAAVGMAGLSTLTVDSTYWHILLPLSCTAAGMSLAMAPATDQLMSNVPKERAGMGSATNDVTREVGASLGVAVLGSVLGGSYAARISDSLTGLPEQVRQTAEDSLPGGMMVARSLGERGQQLAQDVSRAWMEASQVAYLAAAGLIAIAALIAWFFLPGKTSPTTVASAEESSEQGEQADSGQIDSAQADSGRADSEQAAAEQR from the coding sequence ATGTCCAACGGCGAAGCCCGCCACGGCGGGGGCGCCGCTGAATCGAGACCGACCACGGGGGAACAGGGGGCGACTGCCGAAGGTATCGACGTAACGGTGTACCGGCGCAGGTGGGCGACACTGATCGTGCTCTGCCTGGCGCTGTCGGCGACCATGCTCGCCAACACCTCGCTCAGTGTCGCACTGCCCAAGCTCTCGCGTGCGCTCGATGCCTCCACCTCGGCGCAGCAGTGGTTCTCCGACTCCTACGCCCTGGTTTTCGCCGGGCTGCTGTTCACCAGCTCGTCCATCGCCGACCGCTACGGGCGCAAGTGGATGCTGCAGGCGGGCATGGTGCTGTTCGGCGTGGTCTCGGTCTACGTCTGGCTGTTCGTCGGATCCAGTGCGGAGATGATAGCCGCCCGCGGGCTGCTCGGTGTGGGCGGCGCGATGATCATGCCGGTGACGCTGTCCATTCTGACCAGCGTCTTCCCGAGCGGGGAGCGCACCAAGGCGGTCGGGATCTGGGCCGCCGTCTCGGGGGCGGGCAGTGCTCTCGGCCCGGTGATCGCCGGACTGCTGCTGGAGTACTTCTCCTGGGAGTCCGTCTTCGTCATCAACGTTCCGGTCGTGATCATCGGGGTGATCGCCGGAATCCGCTACATCCCGGCACACACCGGAACCGAGGGCGGTCACGGTGGGCTGGACCTGCTCGGTGCGCTGCTGTCCACGGCCGGGATCACCATCGCCGTCTACGCGCTGATCGAGGCCCAGCACGTCGGTTGGCTCTCCGCGCGCACGTTGTCCATGGTGGCGCTCGGCCTGGTTCTGCTGGCCCTGTTCGTGCTGTGGGAGCGGCGACAGCAGGACCCGATGCTGGACGTGCGGTTGTTCCGCAGCAGCGCGTTCTCGGCCTCGGCCGTGGCGCTGACCCTGGTGTTCTTCGCCATGATCGGCGTGTTCTTCGCGCTGAGCCAGACCCTGCAGATCGTGTTCGGCTACTCACCGCTGACGGCATCCACCGCGATGCTGCCGATGTCGGTGATGATGATCCTGATCGCCCCGCAGGTGTCCAAGATCGTGGGGCGGTTCGGGCCGCGCAACACCATCGCGGGTGGACTGCTGCTCGCGGCTGTCGGAATGGCCGGATTGAGCACGTTGACCGTGGACTCCACCTACTGGCACATCCTGCTGCCGCTGTCCTGCACGGCCGCGGGCATGTCGCTGGCCATGGCCCCGGCGACCGACCAGCTGATGTCCAACGTGCCCAAGGAGCGCGCGGGCATGGGGTCGGCCACCAACGACGTCACTCGCGAGGTCGGAGCGTCGCTGGGTGTGGCGGTGCTGGGCAGTGTGCTCGGTGGCAGCTACGCCGCCCGCATCTCCGACTCGCTGACCGGGCTGCCCGAGCAGGTGCGCCAGACCGCGGAGGACTCGCTGCCGGGGGGTATGATGGTGGCCAGGTCGCTGGGTGAGCGGGGGCAACAGCTCGCCCAGGACGTCTCGCGGGCCTGGATGGAGGCCTCCCAGGTCGCCTACCTGGCCGCGGCCGGGCTGATCGCGATCGCCGCGCTGATCGCTTGGTTCTTCCTGCCGGGCAAGACGAGCCCGACCACCGTGGCCTCCGCGGAGGAGAGCTCCGAACAGGGTGAACAAGCCGACTCGGGACAGATCGATTCGGCTCAGGCCGACTCGGGCCGGGCCGACTCGGAGCAGGCCGCCGCCGAGCAGCGGTGA
- a CDS encoding ESX secretion-associated protein EspG has product MNIELSEQAFHLAWQHFRLGTKPLLLNVLPEGITEQERRDTEQRAEQELRQLGFGDRDAEDDISGVFFPLNHYRNSFDLVYRYLTEEGEHRRTALAAVGPASAALVVREDGVVRMRQLRSDDAPHRAVVEVLSGLSPGPGKAVSVPSEQLDAAAAEAGDSDRAMREALLRRGVRRDDASALVDMAGGERVGYAQFGAAQLDQRGNRSRSGMVSNCVATAKGWYLMEETRRSGQAWTTFAPIDHSRMVERVRELTKTIVPD; this is encoded by the coding sequence ATGAACATCGAACTTTCCGAACAGGCCTTCCACCTCGCCTGGCAGCACTTCCGGCTCGGCACGAAGCCGCTCCTGCTGAACGTCCTCCCGGAGGGCATCACCGAGCAAGAACGCCGCGACACCGAGCAGCGGGCCGAACAGGAGCTACGGCAGCTCGGTTTCGGCGACCGGGACGCCGAGGACGACATCTCCGGGGTGTTCTTCCCGTTGAACCACTATCGGAACTCCTTCGACCTGGTGTACCGCTACCTGACCGAGGAGGGCGAGCACCGGCGTACCGCGCTGGCCGCGGTCGGCCCGGCCAGCGCCGCGCTGGTCGTGCGGGAGGACGGTGTGGTGCGGATGCGCCAGCTGCGTTCCGACGACGCTCCGCACCGCGCCGTCGTGGAGGTACTCTCCGGGCTGAGTCCCGGCCCGGGCAAGGCGGTCTCGGTGCCGAGCGAACAGCTCGACGCCGCCGCAGCCGAGGCCGGCGACTCCGACCGGGCGATGCGCGAGGCACTGCTGCGTCGAGGGGTGCGCCGGGACGACGCGAGCGCGCTGGTCGACATGGCCGGCGGCGAACGCGTGGGCTACGCCCAGTTCGGGGCGGCGCAGCTGGACCAGCGCGGAAACCGCTCCCGGTCGGGAATGGTCAGCAACTGCGTCGCCACCGCCAAGGGCTGGTACCTGATGGAGGAAACCCGCCGCAGCGGCCAGGCCTGGACCACCTTCGCGCCGATCGACCACAGCCGGATGGTCGAGCGCGTGCGCGAGCTGACCAAGACCATCGTGCCGGATTGA